CAGAAAGTTACCCGGCACGTGAAACCGTACAGGTTTCTTGTCTGCCTAAAAACGTTGACATCGAAATTTCTATGATTGCACATCAGGATTAATGAATTTTATAAGAAATACAATTGCGGTTCTTGTAGGCCTTGGTATAGCCGGGCTTATTATTACTCTTGGTATAAGAGTTTTTCCGCAATGGATCACTTTCGAGGCTTTTGCTCCTTTTGAGCACTGGCAGAGATTTCTTTACAGTATGAGAGGCGACAATGCATTTTTCGGTTTTCTGCTGTTTATTTCTGGCCTTGGAACGACGATTGGGGGAGTTGCTACTGCTCTCATCGTGAAGTATGCTAAAGTGGCCTATGCTATTCTTATAGGCTTTATCATGCTGTTCATTGCCATGCTGGATGTTATCGTTTTTCCTTATCATCCTACATTTTATAAAATCTCTATTTTCCTTACTTTTTTCCCATTTTCATGGATAGGAGGAAAGATCGTAGAGGTCATTTATGAGCGGAATAAGAAAAAGAGGATCGCTGAGAAAATGAATAAATCAAAATAAAAAAAACGCTGCAATTTGCAGCGTTTTTTGTTGATATGAAAAGACTGTTGTCTCTGTTTATTAAGGCATTTTAAATCCTTTGGTATAGATTCTTCCGTAGTCGTCCACAAATTTCACCTGTACATTTCCCTGGTATTTATCCAGAATCTTTTCTACATCTTTCTGTGAATTCACCGGCTTACCGTTGATCTCAATAATGATATAATTATCTACAATCCCGATCTTCGCCATTTCACTTCCTTCACTTACATTTTTAGCAACAACACCACTGTTTAATCCGTATTCTGTTTTGAATTTCTCGGTAAGCGGATCAAAATCTGCCCCGATTTTTTCAGTAATGCTCAGGTCGTCTTTTGTTCTTGTAGTTGTTCCGCCTTTCTGATCTTTAAGCGTTACCGTCGTCGTCGTTTCCTTGCCGTTTCTTGTATAAGTCACCTGTACTTTATCACCAGGTCGCTTGCTTCCGATAGACATAGAAAGATCAGCAAAATCTGTAATTTCGTAGTTATCTATTTTAGTAATAATATCACCTTTTTTCAGACCTGCATCCTCGGCGCCACTTTTATCTCCAAACCCTGTTACATAAACTCCAGAACCTGCTTTAATAGTGGTTTTATATTGCTGATTATATGCTGCAACCTGCTGATCATTAGATAAATCTAAAGAAGAAACACCTAAGAATCCTCTTTGTACAATCCCAAATTTCTTGATATCTTCAACGATCTTTCTTGCTAAATTAGATGGAACCGCAAATCCGTAACCCTGATAATATCCTGTAGTAGACTGGATCGCAGAGTTGATCCCAATAAGATCACCATTAACGTTGACCAGTGCACCTCCGGAGTTACCCGGGTTGATGGCCGCATCAGTTTGAATAAAACTTTCAATAGGGTTGGTTGCTTTCCCTTGGCCTCCTAAGATGCCTATTCCTCTACCTTTAGCAGAAACAATCCCGGCCGTTACTGTAGAGTTTAATCCAAGTGGATTTCCTACAGCGAGTACCCATTGTCCCACTTCTATATTATCAGAATTGGCAAAATTTAAATAAGGGAGACCTTTTTCTTCTATCTTTAATAAGGAAATATCTGTATTGGGATCCGTTCCTACAAGCGTTGCGATGTAAGATTTCTTATTGCTCAGTACAACTTCCAGTTTATTGGCTCCGGCCACAACGTGGTTGTTCGAGATAATGTATCCGTCCGGAGAAATAATTACACCAGATCCCATTCCTGAAGGCATATTGTCAGGCATCTGCTTCTGTCTTTGTTGTCCTCTTCCTCCAAAAGGATCTCCGAAGAAGAAATCAAACATATCCTGTTCTGAAGCTCTGCTTGTTGATCTACTTTGATAATTTTTAATAGTTACCACGGCAGGAACCGTAGTTTTTGATGCTTTCACGAAATCATCACCTACAACTCCTGTATTCATTCCTACGAATGAGGTATTGGGCGCAGCTGCTGTGAAAAAAGACTGGTCCCCATTATTGGAATGCTGACCGAAATATTGTATTGTCCCAACGGTAGTAGCTCCGGAGACAACTCCCACCACTGCAAATGGTAATAGTTTTTTTAAAGTATTCTTCATTGTATATCTTTCTTTTTATTTTATTATTAATTGTTCTATACTAAGCAAATTTAATGCTAAATAAGTAGTCAGTTATTATGTGATGTTTCAATTTTAACTAAAATTTAACGGCTATTATGTCATTTTATACATTATGTCATAATCATGGACTCTGTATTAACACAACTTAAAAAAAAATTAAATTAAAAATGTGACATTTTGTACTTGAAGAAAGTAAAAGTTACGACAATTAATCCTAAGTCTGCCACTTATCTTATCTATTCCTTTATTGTGATTTTTCTCATCAATGAGCACAATTGAAAAATGAGTATCTTTGCAGAAATATTTTTCTCACTTAAAACGTTTATAGCATGCAACTGTATAACACCTTAAGCGCAGAAGAAAGAGCTCAGCTTATTGATGAAGCCGGTAAGGAACGCCTTACATTATCTTTCTATGCGTATGCCAAAATTGAAGATCCCAAAAAATTTCGCGACGAATTATTTATAGCCTGGAATGCACTGGATGCACTTGGCCGTATTTATGTTGCCCATGAAGGTATCAATGCTCAGATGAGTGTTCCTGCGGATCAGTTTGAAGCATTTAGAAATACATTGGAAGTTTACGACTTTATGAAAGGCATCCGCTTAAATGTAGCGGTTGATCAGGACGATTATTCCTTTTTGAAACTAACGATAAAAGTAAGACATAAAATTGTTGCTGACGGCTTGAATGATGAATCTTTCGATGTTACCAATAAAGGAATTCACTTAAAAGCGCAGGAATTCAATAACCTGTTGGAAGACCCTAATACCATTGTGGTAGATTTTAGAAATCACTATGAAAGTGAAGTAGGCCATTTTGAAGGTGCCATTACTCCTGATGTAGAAAATTTCAGAGAAAGTTTACCTATCATCAACGAAAAATTACAGGATTTCAAAGAAGATAAGAACCTTTTAATGTACTGTACAGGTGGAATTCGTTGTGAAAAAGCCAGTGCTTACTTCAAGCATCAGGGTTTTAAAAATGTTTACCAATTGGAAGGCGGAATTATTGAATACACCCGCCAGATTAAAGAAGAAGGCATAAAAAGTAAATTCATCGGTAAAAACTTTGTATTTGATCACAGGTTAGGAGAGCGGATCACAGACGATATTATTGCTCAATGTCATCAGTGTGGCAAGCCTTGTGACAACCATACCAACTGTGCTAATGATGCCTGTCATTTATTGTTTATACAATGTGACGAATGTAAAACAGCAATGGAAAATTGTTGTTCTACAGAATGTTTAGAAACGATTCACTTACCTTTAGCGGAACAATTAAGCCTAAGAAAAGGATTGCAGGTTGGAAATAAGGTTTTTAGAAAAGGAAAATCTGAGGCTCTGAAATTTAAAAATTCAGGAGAATTGCCGGACGCGCCTTTAGCAAAAGTTGAAACAAAAAATATTCGTAAGAAAATAGCGGTAAAGAAAGTGCTGGTTGGAAAGGCAGAACATTATTATACAAAATCACAAATTGCTCAGTTTTTAATTGAAAACAAAGAACTTTCAGTCGGTGATAAAGTGTTGATTTCAGGACCTACAACCGGTGAACAGGAAGTTGAGATCACTGAAATTTTCGCTAATGGAAAACCCTGTGAAACGGCTAAAAAAGGAGATCAGATTACTTTTGAACTTCCATTTAGAGTTCGTTTGTCTGACAAATTATATAAAATTATCCAACCTTCTTAAAACGCATCATAAGTATGCTGAAAGCTGAGCTTAGGAAAAAATATATGCAAAAAAGAAAAGCCTTGTCCAATGATGAGGCTTTCCTGTTATCTGAAAAAATATTGGACAACTTTCTGGGCCGTTTTAAACCTGAGAAAGGGCAGAAGATACACCTATTTATGCCAATAAGGAAATTTAATGAGATCCATACCGGGATTTTTATTGATGCTTTTTTAAACAAAAACATTCAGGTATTTGTGCCTAAGGTTGTTGAAAATGATCTGATCTCAGTGCAAATTGATAAAAATTCAGTATTTGAAACCAGCAGCTGGGGAATTGAGGAACCGGTTTCCCATGAAGATTCAGGAGAACTTCAATTTGATTATGTGATCACTCCTTTGTTATACTGTGACCACAATGGCAACAGAATAGGTTACGGAAAAGGGTTTTATGATGCATTTTTCCGGAGTATATCTGCATCTTGCCAAAAAATTGGCGTCAATTACTTCAGTCCTGATGAAAATATCGATGATGTCTGGGAAAATGATA
The Chryseobacterium sp. W4I1 DNA segment above includes these coding regions:
- a CDS encoding 5-formyltetrahydrofolate cyclo-ligase, whose product is MLKAELRKKYMQKRKALSNDEAFLLSEKILDNFLGRFKPEKGQKIHLFMPIRKFNEIHTGIFIDAFLNKNIQVFVPKVVENDLISVQIDKNSVFETSSWGIEEPVSHEDSGELQFDYVITPLLYCDHNGNRIGYGKGFYDAFFRSISASCQKIGVNYFSPDENIDDVWENDIPLDYLVTPTEVVSFFKGAE
- a CDS encoding rhodanese-related sulfurtransferase — translated: MQLYNTLSAEERAQLIDEAGKERLTLSFYAYAKIEDPKKFRDELFIAWNALDALGRIYVAHEGINAQMSVPADQFEAFRNTLEVYDFMKGIRLNVAVDQDDYSFLKLTIKVRHKIVADGLNDESFDVTNKGIHLKAQEFNNLLEDPNTIVVDFRNHYESEVGHFEGAITPDVENFRESLPIINEKLQDFKEDKNLLMYCTGGIRCEKASAYFKHQGFKNVYQLEGGIIEYTRQIKEEGIKSKFIGKNFVFDHRLGERITDDIIAQCHQCGKPCDNHTNCANDACHLLFIQCDECKTAMENCCSTECLETIHLPLAEQLSLRKGLQVGNKVFRKGKSEALKFKNSGELPDAPLAKVETKNIRKKIAVKKVLVGKAEHYYTKSQIAQFLIENKELSVGDKVLISGPTTGEQEVEITEIFANGKPCETAKKGDQITFELPFRVRLSDKLYKIIQPS
- a CDS encoding trypsin-like peptidase domain-containing protein encodes the protein MKNTLKKLLPFAVVGVVSGATTVGTIQYFGQHSNNGDQSFFTAAAPNTSFVGMNTGVVGDDFVKASKTTVPAVVTIKNYQSRSTSRASEQDMFDFFFGDPFGGRGQQRQKQMPDNMPSGMGSGVIISPDGYIISNNHVVAGANKLEVVLSNKKSYIATLVGTDPNTDISLLKIEEKGLPYLNFANSDNIEVGQWVLAVGNPLGLNSTVTAGIVSAKGRGIGILGGQGKATNPIESFIQTDAAINPGNSGGALVNVNGDLIGINSAIQSTTGYYQGYGFAVPSNLARKIVEDIKKFGIVQRGFLGVSSLDLSNDQQVAAYNQQYKTTIKAGSGVYVTGFGDKSGAEDAGLKKGDIITKIDNYEITDFADLSMSIGSKRPGDKVQVTYTRNGKETTTTVTLKDQKGGTTTRTKDDLSITEKIGADFDPLTEKFKTEYGLNSGVVAKNVSEGSEMAKIGIVDNYIIIEINGKPVNSQKDVEKILDKYQGNVQVKFVDDYGRIYTKGFKMP